One region of Oryza glaberrima chromosome 7, OglaRS2, whole genome shotgun sequence genomic DNA includes:
- the LOC127779173 gene encoding serine carboxypeptidase-like, producing MGPTRQSHSLLLTFLLVGAAAAAAAASPEDGSPFLRLPTASDLPVPAGQLPRSAAVGLIRALNLHPRDASPSPSSRGDGDVPAGTLVERPIHLASMATGKSGGSSAEDLGHHAGYYRLPNTHDARLFYFFFESRGSKGEDDPVVIWLTGGPGCSSELALFYENGPFHIADNMSLVWNDFGWDQESNLIYVDQPTGTGFSYSSNPRDTRHDEAGVSNDLYAFLQAFFTEHPNFAKNDFYITGESYAGHYIPAFASRVYKGNKNSEGIHINLKGFAIGNGLTDPAIQYKAYTDYSLDMGLITKSQFNRINKIVPTCELAIKLCGTSGTISCLGAYVVCNLIFSSIETIIGKKNYYDIRKPCVGSLCYDFSNMEKFLQLKSVRESLGVGDIQFVSCSPTVYQAMLLDWMRNLEVGIPELLENDIKVLIYAGEYDLICNWLGNSRWVNSMEWSGKEAFVTSSEEPFTVDGKEAGILKSYGPLSFLKVHDAGHMVPMDQPKAALEMLKRWTSGNLSNASSSFQRLDFTM from the exons atggggcccacccgtcagtctcactccctcctcctcaccttcctcctcgtcggcgccgccgccgccgccgccgcggcctcgccggagGACGGGAGCCccttcctccgcctccccacCGCCTCGGACCTCCCCGTCCCCGCCGGGCAGCtcccccgctccgccgccgtcggcctcaTCCGCGCCCTCAACCTCCACCCGCGCgacgcctccccctccccctccagccgcggcgatggcgacgtccCCGCCGGAACCCTAGTCGAGAGGCCCATCCACCTCGCCTCCATGGCCACCGGGAAGAGCGGCGGCTCGTCGGCTGAAGACCTCGGCCACCACGCCGGGTACTACCGCCTCCCCAACACCCACGACGCAAG GCTGTTCTACTTCTTCTTCGAGTCGAGGGGGAGCAAGGGGGAGGACGACCCCGTGGTGATCTGGCTGACGGGGGGCCCCGGCTGCAGCAGCGAGCTCGCGCTCTTCTACGAGAACGGGCCGTTCCACATCGCCGACAACATGTCTCTCGTCTGGAACGACTTTGGCTGGGATCAG GAGTCGAATCTGATATATGTTGATCAGCCCACGGGTACTGGGTTCAGCTACAGCTCCAATCCGCGCGACACCCGTCACGATGAAGCTGGTGTTAGCAACGACCTGTATGCCTTTCTTCAG GCCTTCTTCACTGAGCACCCGAATTTTGCTAAAAATGATTTCTATATTACTGGGGAATCGTATGCTGGACACTATATTCCTGCCTTTGCAAGTCGAGTGTACAAGGGGAACAAGAACAGCGAGGGCATTCACATCAATTTGAAg GGTTTTGCTATTGGCAATGGGTTAACGGATCCAGCAATACAATACAAGGCATACACTGATTACTCATTGGATATGGGGTTAATTACAAAATCACAGTTTAACAGGATTAACAAAATTGTTCCAACTTGTGAACTTGCTATCAAGCTCTGTG GTACCTCTGGCACTATATCTTGCCTTGGCGCATATGTTGTCTGCAATCTAATATTCTCTTCCATTGAGACAATAATTGGGAAGAAAAAT TATTATGACATCAGGAAGCCATGTGTGGGGAGCCTATGCTATGACTTCTCTAATATGGAGAAGTTTCTCCAATTGAAATCAGTCAGAGAGAGCCTAGGTGTTGGAGACATACAGTTTGTATCATGCAGCCCAACTGTATATCAGGCCATGCTGCTAGATTGGATGAGGAACCTTGAAGTTGGAATCCCTGAACTCCTTGAGAATGACATCAAAGTGTTGATTTATGCTGGAGAGTATGATCTCATATGCAACTGGTTAG GAAACTCAAGATGGGTGAATTCTATGGAATGGTCTGGAAAGGAGGCTTTTGTGACCTCATCTGAGGAACCTTTCACAGTTGATGGAAAAGAAGCCGGTATTCTGAAAAGCTATGGACCTTTGAGTTTCTTGAAG GTCCACGATGCTGGCCACATGGTACCAATGGATCAACCGAAGGCCGCTCTGGAGATGCTGAAGAGGTGGACCTCAGGAAACCTTTCCAACGCATCCTCGAGCTTCCAGAGGCTCGATTTTACCATGTGA